TCGCGCAGAACGTCGAGACGGTGAAGCGGCTGACGCACCCGGTGCGCGATCCGCGCGCGTCGTACGAACAGACCCTCGCCGTGCTCGCGCATGCGAAGCGCTACAAGCCGCAGGTGTTGACCAAGACGAGCCTGATGCTGGGCCTCGGCGAGACCGATGAGGAGATCGCGCAGACGATGGACGATCTGCGCGCCGCGAACGTGGATCTGCTGACGCTGGGCCAGTATCTGCGCCCCACGAAGCATCATCTCGAAGTGCAGCGCTTCGTGACCCCCGCGCAGTTCGACGAGTATCGCCAATGGGCGCTGGCTAAAGGTTTCCGCGAGTGTGTGTCCGGCCCGCTGGTGCGCTCGAGTTATCGCGCCGAACAGGCGCTGGCCGGCAACAACGCCGGGATCTCGAATAGCGGTGCCGGGAAGGGGGTTCCGGGGTTTGCCGCCGTCACGCCTGTTTCTACCGTCCCCGCAGCAAACCCCGGAACCCCCTTCCCGGCACCGCTATTCCCGGCGCCAACCGTACGGTGGTTAGGCCAGGTGGACTACGAGCCGACCTGGCGCGAAATGCAGCGCATCACGGATACGCGCGATGCGGACACGCCCGACGAGATCTGGCTGCTAGAACATCCGCCCGTGTTCACGCTCGGTTTGAACGCCGATGCGGGCCACGTGCTCGCCGCGGGTGACATTCCGGTCGTCAAGATCGACCGCGGCGGCCAGGTCACGTATCACGGGCCGGGCCAGCTGGTCGTCTATCCACTGATCGACATCCGCCGCGCCGGTCTTGGTGTGCGCGATCTGGTCACTGCGATGGAGCGCGCGGTCATCGAATATTGCGCGAGCCTCGGCATCGAAGCGGAGTGCCGCAAAGGGGCGCCCGGTGTTTACGTCGGTGCCAGCAAGATCGGCAGCGTGGGTATCCGCATTCGCCGCGGTTCGAGTTACCACGGCCTGGCGTTCAACGTCGATATGGAACTCGAGCCGTTCCAGCGCATCAATCCTTGTGGATATGCGGGATTGCGGATGACGCAGCTCGCCGATCTCGGACAGAAGAATCTCACCGTGGAATCCGTGGGCCGCGCATTCGCGCCGTTTCTGACCGCGGCGTTGGCGAGATTGCGCGCGAAGGGCTGATCCGCGCGTTCCGCCGGAGGTTTCATGACCAGACGAATTTCCCGCTTCGTTGCCCCGCTGTGTCTGCTCGTGTTTTTCGGTCCCGCGCTGGCGCAGGATGCGGCGCCGGCCGGCGAGATGGTCGTCATCGACCTGCGTCCGGCCAGCGAACGGGAAGGCATGGGCCTCGCCGAGTTGAACGGCAAATGCAACAAGGATGTCTTTCGCATCGCCGACGTCGCCTCCGATCCGCTCAAGGTCGACGTGCTCAAGACCGATCTCGCGGAGCAGTTGGGCCTGGCCGGCGATGGAAAAACGTTGACCGTGCTCAACTGGTCCATCTACTACAACAGGCAGGTTTCGGGTGGCGGGCCGTCGCTGGGCGGCGTCGGCATCCAGGGATATTCGTTGCCCGGCAAGGCGAAGGAAAAGCGGCCCGGCAGCAAGTGCTCGCAGCGGGAATCCGCGGGCGGCTGGTACCTGGCGGGCGAGGTCACGACGCAGTATTTCCCGCTCATCTCTGAATTCAGTGGCACCTTCGGCGGCAAGCCGGTGAACGCCCGCGTTGTGTATTCGCCGCGTGTGAAACTGGCGGGGAAATTCGAGGGCGCCACCGGCGATACCGAAGCGCTGCTCGACGCCGTCCACCAGACCGCCGAAGTGCTGGCGCTGGCCATCGTTCAGTAGCGGGCGCTTGCGCTACTTTGCCCACCTGGCGCCCGGCAAGATCGTGCTGTGGTGTTTCCTGATCTGGTACTTCACCACGGTTTTTCATCATTTCGATGCCGCGCCGGCCATCTGGCTCAACGCGCTCGGCATCAGCGCCATCATCGGCGTCGCGCTCTATCTATCCGTGCGGGAACCCGGCAAGCCGCCGCCGGAGCGCTGGACCACGTTGCGGCTGTTCATCATGCCATTCTGCGTGTCGAGTTTTTCGCAGCTCATCAAGGGCCGGGGTTTCGTGCTGGTGTTTCCGCCGGACGTACGCGAGATCGCGATTTCGTTGGCGGCGTGCGCGGCGTTTGTGGTGGCCGTACTGGTACTCAAACGCGTCGCGGCTAAGTCGGTGCCGGGTCGGACTTGCGGGAACTAGCCGCCCTCCCATTCCGCAGTCACCTCGCATCGGTGGCGGCTAATTCCCGCAAGTCCGACCCGGCACCGACTTAGATCAGCATGATCACGCCCTTCGCAACTTGCAGGGCATTGGCGAGACCGACGACCTGCTCCTTGCTCTGCGCGTTGATGGTGTAGGTGATCGACAGGAAATGATGCTGATTGCTCTCGCGTTCCTTGATCTGCTCGTCGGTCAGATCCGGCGCGAACAGGCGGACGATGGCGTCGATATCGGCGCGCTGCATCTCCGCGCGGCGCCCGACGACCTTGATGGGCCACGGTGTCGGAAACTTGAGCAGTTCTTCGGCGGGCGGTTCGTCTACCACGGCTGGTCCGCAACTCCGCGCTTGTACGCCTGGTAGGCATCGAACAACTTGCGCCACACCGGGCCGGGCTTGCCATTGCCGACGGGTTTTCCGTCGAGCGTGGTGACGGGCTGTACCTCGCGTGTCGCCGCACCGATCAGGATCTCGTCCGCGCCACGCAGTTGCGCCTCGGTCACCGCCGTCGAACGCCATTGCACTCCGGCCTTCAACGCCACTTCTTCGATGACACCGCGTGTCGTGCCGGGCAGCAGCCGCCACGAATTCGGTGGCGTGCGCAGTTCGCCGCCGATGACGACGTGCACGCTCGACGCGCTGGCGTCCGTCAGCAGTCCATCGCGCAGCAGGATCGTCTCCGTCGCCTCATGATCCACTGCAAGCTGCCGCAGCAGCACGTTCGCCAGCAGCGACACGGACTTGATGTCGCAACGCGACCAGCGCGTGTCATCGGCCGTGACGGCGGGCAAACCATTGTCCTGCCAGCTCGCGCGCGCCGTCGGCCAGGGCGACGCGAATGCGAACACCGTGCGCGGCACGTCGGGCAGCGGCGCATGGTTGCGCCCGAGCTCGGCGCCGCGCGTGACCTGCACATAGATATAAAGGTCCGAGCGCGTGCCGCCGTTGCGCTCGATCAACTCCCGGTAAAGATCGCGCCAGGCGTCGCGCGCCAGCGGATCCTCCATGCGGATCTCTTTCAGACTGCGCGTGAGGCGGTCGTGATGCTGCTGAAACCGGAACGGCCGCCCGCCGTACACCGGCGTGACTTCGTACGCGCCATCCGAGTACAGGAAGCCGCGATCGAGCGGCGAGATACGCGCCTCGCGCAGCGGCAGGAACTCACCGTTCAGGAAACAGACCGGCAGCGGTTCGCCCATCTATCTACCTCATCCAGAGGGAAATCCCGTCCACCAGACGCGTCCACCAGCCGCCCTCGGGCACGGCAGCCTGCGCCACCAGCGGCACGCGCGCGATCACGTCCTTGCCGTCGCTGATGGTGAGTTCGCCCAGGGCCTGGCCGGCCTTGATCGGCGCGATCACCGGTTCTTTCACCGTCGCGGCGGTCGTGAGCGAACCGCCGGAGCCGCGCCCGATCGTCACCCACACATCGTTCGCCGGCACCACCGTCACGCGATCCGTCTCGCCCTTGTAAACCTCGGGCTTGAGGATGACGTCGCCCGCGCCCTTGACCTTCACGGTCTCGAAGAACGTGAAGCCATAGTTGAGCAGCGCGGCGCTGGCGTCTTCGCGCGCCTTGAACGACTTGGTGCCGAGCACCACCGAGATCAGCCGCGTATCGCCGCGTTTCGCCGAGCTCGCGAGACAATACCCCGCGCTTTCCGTGTGGCCGGTCTTGATGCCGTCGACCGTCGGATCGCGCGCCAGCAGCCCGTTGCGGTTCTGCTGCTTGATGCCGCCGTATTCGAACTCGCGCAGCGAGTACCACTTGTACTCCTCCGGGTAATCGCGGATCAGCACGCGCGACAGCGACGCGATGTCGTGCGCGCTCATGTAGTGAGTCGGCCCCGGCAGCCCCGAGCTGTCGTTGAAGTGCGAGTTCTTGAGGCCGAGCGCGGCGGCGTAGGTGTTCATCATCTGCACGAAGCCGTCTTCCGTGCCGCCCACCTTCTCGGCCAGCGCGATGGTCGCATCGTTGCCCGACTGCACGATCATGCCCTTGATGAGCACGTCGACCGGGATCTGCGTCCCGACCTGCGCGAAGGTGCGCGAGCCTTCGGCCTTCCAGGCGCGTTCGCTGATGACGACGTTGTCGGAGAGACTCAGCCGCTTCTCCTTGAGCGCGCGGAACACGACGTAGCCGGTCATGAGCTTGGTGATGCTGGCCGGTTCCATCTGCGCTTCCGCCTTGTCGGCGGCCAGCACGCGGCCGCTCTGGAAGTCGATGAGCACGTAGGCGCGGGCATCGATCGCGGGAGGCTTGGGAACGGGCACCGCGGCAAACGCGGCGGAAGAGAGGGCACAGAAGGCGAGAAACGAAATCAGCCGGGATGACGGCATCGCGCGAGGCTCCGGAGCAGGGGTCAGGGCCGCGATTGTACGCCCAGAGCCAAGCGGGCTGGGCTCTCAGTCGGTGAGCAGACGTGCGTCGGCCACGCCGAGATCGCGCAGCCGCTTCATGTTGAGGTCGAATTCCTCGACGCTCGCGAACGGACCGACGCGCACGCGATGCAGCGCCTTGTCGTTGCGCGGGATCTCGTCGAGGCTCGCGAGCTCGACGCCCGCGGCCAGCAACATCTCGACGCGGCGCCGCGCATTTTCGTGGTCGGCGAACACACCCGCCTGGATGAACATCGCCGCGGCACCTGGCGCTTTCACGGCCGGCGCGTTCACCACCGTCACGGGCGGTGCCACCGGCGGCGCGGCCGCGGGCAAAGACGAACCCGCGCCCGGCGGCGCCGCAGATAGACCCGGCGTGAGGACGCGCACTTCGACCGGCGCCGTGCCCTGCAGCAACATGTCGAGCTTGGCCGCCGCGGTGTAGGAGAGGTCGATGATGCGATCGCCGACGAAGGGCCCGCGATCGTTGATGCGCACGACGACTTTCCTGCCGTTGCGCAGGTTCGTGACCTCCGCGTACGCGGGCAGCGGCAGCGTCTTGTGCGCGGCGGTCATGGCATACATGTCATAGGGCTCGCCGAGCGACGTCGACGCGGCGTGAAAGCCGGGCCCGTACCACGAAGCCGTGCCGCGCTCGACCCAGCCCACGGAAGACGCCAGCACGTAGTAACGCTTGCCGAACACTTCGTAGAACGGCGGATTGCCACGTGTGCCGCGCGGCTCCGGCTTCGGCACGGCATCGGGAATGTTGAGCACGTCGGGCGGCACCGAGGGCACGGCCGAACCCGAGGGAATGCTCGCCGGAACGCTGGCGCGCGGCTTTTCCGGATGGCGCCGCGTGAGGCTGCAGCCGCCCAGCGCGAGCGCAACGCAGACGACAGCGAGCGCCGCCCGCATCAACGCGCTGCTGTCTCGGAGCCGGCGGACCGCGTGGCGAGCTTGGTGGTCTTTGCCGCGGGCGCCCCTTCTGCGAGAGCGCCTTTTGCCGGAGTCTCTTTTGCGGGGGGAGATGCCGCGGCAACGCGCCCGGCAATCGTCGTCGCCAGGTCGTGCACGGCCATGGCGTAACGGATGCTGCGGTTATACCGCGTGATCACTTCGAAATTCTTGAACCCGACGCGATACGACGGGCCCGCGAGCTGCTCCGCGGGAATGAGCAGCACCGGCGTGCTCAAAGGCTGCGCGGCGTTGTCGAAGTCGACACCCTTGGCCTTGAGGCCGGCGATCGTCTCATTGAGCGTGAGATTGCCCGGGTCGGCGGTGACCGGCGCGTCGGGCTGCAACACGGCGTCGGAGAGCACCGGGCCGTCGGTCACCCAGCCGCTTGCCTTGAAGTAGTTAGCGACGCTGGCGATGATGTCGTCCCAGTCGGCGAACAGGTTGCGTTGTTTGTCGTTGCTGCCGTCGACCGCGTAGCGCCGGTAACTCGAGGGCATGAACTGGCCCGCGCCCATCGCGCCGGCGTACGAGCCGAGCGCCGTCAGCGGATCGATCTGTTCTTCGCGCGTCAGCGCGATGAACTGCGCCAGCTCGTCGGTGAAGAACGTCGCGCGCGGTGGATAGTCGAAGGCCAGCGTGACGAGCGCATCGAGCACGCGGTACTTGCCGGTGATCCGGCCGTAAAACGTCTCGACGCCGATGATCGCGACCACGTATTCGGGCGCGACGCCGGTGTCCCTGTGCGCCTTCTCGAGCCGCGCGCGATGTTCCTGCATGAACTGCGCGCCTTCGGCGATGCGCTGCTCGGTCATGAAACGCGCGCGGTATTCGTACCAGGGCGAAACTTTTTCCGCCGGTTTGCTGATCAGCTCGATGATCTTCGGCTGCGGCTCGGCCTTGGCGAGCAGCCGGTACACGTCGAGCGGCTCCATCTTCTGCGCGGCGGCGGTTTTCTCGACGAAGGCCTGGATTTCAGGCCGGTCGAGATCGAGGCGGGTGCGGCCGGCGAACGAGCCGTCCGCCAGTGCGGAACCCGAAGATAAAACGATGAGTGCTGTCAGTGCAGGCGCATGGCGCATCACGAGGCAACGAGCTTCCGATGCGAGTAGAGGGACATGAGGATACCGAAGCTCGCCAGCAGGGTCACCATCGATGTGCCGCCGTAACTGACCAGTGGTAGCGGAACGCCGACAACCGGTAAGAGTCCGCTGACCATGCCCGTGTTGATGAACACGTAGACGAAGAAGGTGAGCGCGATGCTGCCGGCGAGCAGCCGCGCGAAGGTGTCCTGTGTTTCGACAGCGAGATACAGCGCGCGTCCTACGACGAACAGATAGAGCAGCAGCAGGATTGTCGCTCCCAGCAGACCGAGCTCCTCGCCGACCATCGCGAAGATGAAGTCGGTGGTGCGCTCGGGCAGGAACTCGAGCTGGCCCTGCGAGCCGTTGAGCAGACCCTTGCCGAAAACCCCGCCGGAGCCGATCGCGATCTGCGACTGGATGATGTGATAACCCGCGCCGAGTTTGTCCGCCTCGGGGTCGAACAGCATGAAGACGCGCTGCTTCTGGTAGTCGTACAACACGTATTGCCAGGCGAGCCAGGCGGCGGTTGCACCCACGGCCGCGAGACCGAAGATCACGCGGAACTGCAGGCCCGCCATGATCACGACCATCATGCCGCCGATGAGGATCAATCCGCCGGTGCCGAGGTCGGGCTGCAAAATCGTCAACCCCGTGGGAATGCAGATGATGATGGCGAGCATCAGCAGCGTTCCCAGGCTCGGTGGCAGCGGACGGTCGTGCAACCACCAGGCGCAGGCCATCGGGACCGCGAGCTTCATGATCTCGGAGGGTTGAAAGCGAAAGAATCCGAGGCTCAACCAGCGCTGGGCGCCCTTGCCGATGTGGCCCGTGATGTCGACGACGATCAGCAGCACCACGCCGACGACGAACAGGAACGGCGCGATGCGGCGCAGGAAAGCCGGCTTCACCTGTGCCAGCACGCACATCGCGGTGCCGCCGAGCGCGGCGCGGACGGCGGCGTCGGCCACGCGGTTCCAGCTCTGGCCCGAAGCGCTGTACAGCACGACGAAACCATAGAGCGTGATCAACCCGAGGCCGATCAACAACGGGCCGTCGAGTTTGAGCGCCCCGAGAATACGGCCCGCGGCGGTGAAGGTGCGTTGACTGCGCGAGCCCGTTTCAATCGGTTCGTAGATTCCCATTACTCGACTCCAGACGCGGCGGGCGACTTCGCCGAGCCGTCGTTGATGACACGCGGCACGATGACTTCTTGGCAGATCATGAGGTCAGTCCCCCGTCTCGGTGCCCGGGGCGTCCTCTTTTGGAAGTGCCGCGGTAGCCGCGGCTGCGCCTTTGCCCGGAATGATGGGTCCGTAGCCCGGGCCTGGTGTCAGCGGCACCGTGCCTGGTGGCAACGGCACTTTGAGCTGGCCGTTGGCATCGAGCAGGTACGTGTCCATCACCTGGCGCGCGATCGGCGAGGCGAGCGACGAACCGAAGCCGCCGTTCTCCACGATCACCGCGACGGCGATGCGCGGATGCTCGGCCGGCGCGAACGCGATGAACCACGAGTGGTCGCGCAAGCGATCGGACACGGTCTTCTGGTTGTCGAGGCTCTGGTTGCGCGCGACCGTGAACACCTGCGCGGTGCCGGTCTTGCCGGCTATCGTGTAGGTCATGTTCTTGCCGGCGAAGGATGCGGCCGTGCCGTAGCGGAGTGTGCCGGCCATGCCTTCCGTGACGATCTGCCACTGCTCGGCGCTGACGGTCTTGATCTCTTCGTTCTTCACGGCCGGGAAGCGCTTCACTTCACCGGTGCCCGGATCGCGCACGCCAATCACGAGGCGCGGCTTATAAGACGTGCCGCGATTCGCGATGATCGACGTGTAGTGCGCGAGCTGCAGCGGCGTGACGAGGAAGTAGCCCTGGCCGATCCCGAAGTTCACCGTTTCGCCGGGAAACCAGACCTGGTCCGCGGGACGCTTGAAGTACTTGCGCTTCCATTCCTTCGACGGCAGCAGGCCCGGTTTCTCGCCGCCGATGTCGATACCGGTGAGGCTGCCGAAGCCGAACTGCCCGAGGAACTCGGCGATGTGATCCACGCCGATGTCGCTGGCGAGACCGTAGAAGTAAACGTCGCAGGACTTGGCGATGGCATGGCGCAGGTCCATCGCGCCATGACGGCCGGTTCTCCCTTCGCGGAAGGCGAGGCTGCTGCCGGGCAGGCGCCATATGCCTGGGCAGAACTTCGTCGCGTTGGGGTTGACGTCGTGGTACACGAGCCCCGCGAGCGCAAGCCCGGGCTTGATGGTAGAGCCCGACGGATACTGCCCGCGCAACGCGCGATTGAGCAGCGGCACGTCGATGTTGTCGCGCAGCGCCGCGTATTCGGCGCGCGTCAGTCCGCGGCCGAACGGGTTCGGATCAAAGCCCGGCGCCGACACGAGCGCGATGATGTCGCCGTTGTTCGGATCGATGGCGACCACCGCGCCGCGGCGGCCGATGAGGCCTTGCTCGGCGACCAACTCCGTCGGCAGATCGATGCTGGTGATCACGTCGCGACCGGGCAGCGGCTTCAGTTCCTGCAGTTCCGGCGTGAGTGCCCCCTGGCGCTGCACCGAGCGGCCGGCCGCGTTGACGAGGATCTGCCGCGAGCCGTCGCTGCCGTGCAGCTCCTTCT
This sequence is a window from Pseudomonadota bacterium. Protein-coding genes within it:
- the lipB gene encoding lipoyl(octanoyl) transferase LipB — translated: MSNSGAGKGVPGFAAVTPVSTVPAANPGTPFPAPLFPAPTVRWLGQVDYEPTWREMQRITDTRDADTPDEIWLLEHPPVFTLGLNADAGHVLAAGDIPVVKIDRGGQVTYHGPGQLVVYPLIDIRRAGLGVRDLVTAMERAVIEYCASLGIEAECRKGAPGVYVGASKIGSVGIRIRRGSSYHGLAFNVDMELEPFQRINPCGYAGLRMTQLADLGQKNLTVESVGRAFAPFLTAALARLRAKG
- a CDS encoding D-amino acid aminotransferase produces the protein MGEPLPVCFLNGEFLPLREARISPLDRGFLYSDGAYEVTPVYGGRPFRFQQHHDRLTRSLKEIRMEDPLARDAWRDLYRELIERNGGTRSDLYIYVQVTRGAELGRNHAPLPDVPRTVFAFASPWPTARASWQDNGLPAVTADDTRWSRCDIKSVSLLANVLLRQLAVDHEATETILLRDGLLTDASASSVHVVIGGELRTPPNSWRLLPGTTRGVIEEVALKAGVQWRSTAVTEAQLRGADEILIGAATREVQPVTTLDGKPVGNGKPGPVWRKLFDAYQAYKRGVADQPW
- the mrdA gene encoding penicillin-binding protein 2; amino-acid sequence: MGTVRIKDHWGEQRLFERRALAAAFIVVGLTLVLIGRLVVLQVMRYDYYAELSQGNRVRVEPLPAQRGLILDRNLAVLAENRPAFQLELVRERVPDIDATLEGLVEIGVLPEDDLEETARLVRSRRSFESVPIRLRLTDEEIARFAVHRFEFPGVDIATRLTRFYPHGEHAVHALGYVAAISESDVKKLEKEQQLSKYAGTTLMGKLGIEASYEKELHGSDGSRQILVNAAGRSVQRQGALTPELQELKPLPGRDVITSIDLPTELVAEQGLIGRRGAVVAIDPNNGDIIALVSAPGFDPNPFGRGLTRAEYAALRDNIDVPLLNRALRGQYPSGSTIKPGLALAGLVYHDVNPNATKFCPGIWRLPGSSLAFREGRTGRHGAMDLRHAIAKSCDVYFYGLASDIGVDHIAEFLGQFGFGSLTGIDIGGEKPGLLPSKEWKRKYFKRPADQVWFPGETVNFGIGQGYFLVTPLQLAHYTSIIANRGTSYKPRLVIGVRDPGTGEVKRFPAVKNEEIKTVSAEQWQIVTEGMAGTLRYGTAASFAGKNMTYTIAGKTGTAQVFTVARNQSLDNQKTVSDRLRDHSWFIAFAPAEHPRIAVAVIVENGGFGSSLASPIARQVMDTYLLDANGQLKVPLPPGTVPLTPGPGYGPIIPGKGAAAATAALPKEDAPGTETGD
- a CDS encoding DUF493 domain-containing protein, yielding MVDEPPAEELLKFPTPWPIKVVGRRAEMQRADIDAIVRLFAPDLTDEQIKERESNQHHFLSITYTINAQSKEQVVGLANALQVAKGVIMLI
- a CDS encoding septal ring lytic transglycosylase RlpA family protein — encoded protein: MRAALAVVCVALALGGCSLTRRHPEKPRASVPASIPSGSAVPSVPPDVLNIPDAVPKPEPRGTRGNPPFYEVFGKRYYVLASSVGWVERGTASWYGPGFHAASTSLGEPYDMYAMTAAHKTLPLPAYAEVTNLRNGRKVVVRINDRGPFVGDRIIDLSYTAAAKLDMLLQGTAPVEVRVLTPGLSAAPPGAGSSLPAAAPPVAPPVTVVNAPAVKAPGAAAMFIQAGVFADHENARRRVEMLLAAGVELASLDEIPRNDKALHRVRVGPFASVEEFDLNMKRLRDLGVADARLLTD
- the rodA gene encoding rod shape-determining protein RodA, which codes for MGIYEPIETGSRSQRTFTAAGRILGALKLDGPLLIGLGLITLYGFVVLYSASGQSWNRVADAAVRAALGGTAMCVLAQVKPAFLRRIAPFLFVVGVVLLIVVDITGHIGKGAQRWLSLGFFRFQPSEIMKLAVPMACAWWLHDRPLPPSLGTLLMLAIIICIPTGLTILQPDLGTGGLILIGGMMVVIMAGLQFRVIFGLAAVGATAAWLAWQYVLYDYQKQRVFMLFDPEADKLGAGYHIIQSQIAIGSGGVFGKGLLNGSQGQLEFLPERTTDFIFAMVGEELGLLGATILLLLYLFVVGRALYLAVETQDTFARLLAGSIALTFFVYVFINTGMVSGLLPVVGVPLPLVSYGGTSMVTLLASFGILMSLYSHRKLVAS
- a CDS encoding D-alanyl-D-alanine carboxypeptidase family protein, with product MPSSRLISFLAFCALSSAAFAAVPVPKPPAIDARAYVLIDFQSGRVLAADKAEAQMEPASITKLMTGYVVFRALKEKRLSLSDNVVISERAWKAEGSRTFAQVGTQIPVDVLIKGMIVQSGNDATIALAEKVGGTEDGFVQMMNTYAAALGLKNSHFNDSSGLPGPTHYMSAHDIASLSRVLIRDYPEEYKWYSLREFEYGGIKQQNRNGLLARDPTVDGIKTGHTESAGYCLASSAKRGDTRLISVVLGTKSFKAREDASAALLNYGFTFFETVKVKGAGDVILKPEVYKGETDRVTVVPANDVWVTIGRGSGGSLTTAATVKEPVIAPIKAGQALGELTISDGKDVIARVPLVAQAAVPEGGWWTRLVDGISLWMR
- the mltB gene encoding lytic murein transglycosylase B, coding for MRHAPALTALIVLSSGSALADGSFAGRTRLDLDRPEIQAFVEKTAAAQKMEPLDVYRLLAKAEPQPKIIELISKPAEKVSPWYEYRARFMTEQRIAEGAQFMQEHRARLEKAHRDTGVAPEYVVAIIGVETFYGRITGKYRVLDALVTLAFDYPPRATFFTDELAQFIALTREEQIDPLTALGSYAGAMGAGQFMPSSYRRYAVDGSNDKQRNLFADWDDIIASVANYFKASGWVTDGPVLSDAVLQPDAPVTADPGNLTLNETIAGLKAKGVDFDNAAQPLSTPVLLIPAEQLAGPSYRVGFKNFEVITRYNRSIRYAMAVHDLATTIAGRVAAASPPAKETPAKGALAEGAPAAKTTKLATRSAGSETAAR